From a region of the Helicobacter hepaticus ATCC 51449 genome:
- a CDS encoding protein-L-isoaspartate(D-aspartate) O-methyltransferase yields the protein MYQKIAKKMCDEIQKSFPLSPKVVTALCAVDREMFVPSVFAHQAYEINALPMVDSQWISSPLTVAQMSEYLAPNGGDSVLEIGCGSGYQAMVLSKMFRRVFSIERIDKLFEEARERFRRLASHNIFIKLDDGQKGWAEYAPFDAILFSACAREIPTIIVNQLEEGGVLVAPMLENGKQIIKRFKKHNGILEGGEILSECLFVDIQDGIVSESKNKCVM from the coding sequence ATGTATCAAAAAATAGCCAAAAAAATGTGTGATGAAATACAAAAAAGCTTTCCACTTTCTCCCAAAGTAGTTACCGCACTTTGTGCTGTGGATAGAGAGATGTTTGTGCCTTCAGTTTTCGCTCATCAAGCTTATGAGATTAATGCGTTGCCTATGGTAGATTCTCAATGGATTAGCTCCCCTCTGACCGTGGCACAAATGAGCGAGTATCTCGCCCCAAATGGAGGAGATTCTGTATTGGAAATTGGTTGTGGGAGCGGCTATCAAGCAATGGTGCTTTCCAAAATGTTTCGCCGTGTTTTTAGTATTGAGCGCATTGATAAGCTTTTTGAAGAAGCACGAGAACGCTTTAGACGTTTAGCATCTCATAATATTTTTATTAAGCTCGATGATGGGCAAAAAGGTTGGGCTGAATATGCTCCATTTGATGCAATACTTTTTTCTGCGTGTGCAAGGGAGATTCCGACTATTATTGTTAATCAACTTGAAGAGGGTGGGGTGCTTGTCGCACCTATGCTTGAAAATGGAAAGCAAATCATTAAACGTTTTAAAAAACATAATGGCATACTTGAGGGTGGCGAAATCTTATCAGAATGCCTTTTTGTAGATATACAAGATGGTATAGTCTCAGAATCTAAGAATAAATGCGTAATGTAA
- a CDS encoding LptF/LptG family permease, whose amino-acid sequence MFKRYLFMSFAQIFFPFFLVLLFIASVVLLIDIAGRTYVIKMSFIDLGTLFLYLIPGSLFFIIPITFFAALVLSVAKLTYDYELMVCFSLGAKPLDIVKFFLPITLLATIILFVFSLVMLPLANSASKNFVAQKKADIDVNIKSGEFGQKLGDWLVYVDSAHKRIYKNLILFSENGFEGDTFIVAESGKTNNNQGLFELNLQEGSAYFASPEELKRVDYHQMSVRQNVSEPQLRSYDLFEYWGNVFTSDSHQKPRKLAQAVMVSLFPLTSLFLVPLFGIANPRFHSNMSYFYVIASVALYFVLTHIASEHFPLIGMIIIPFLWCALSFGLYKKFITKFY is encoded by the coding sequence ATGTTTAAACGTTATCTTTTTATGTCTTTTGCACAGATATTTTTTCCATTTTTCCTTGTCTTGCTTTTTATTGCTTCTGTGGTATTGCTTATTGACATAGCAGGGCGCACCTACGTGATTAAAATGAGTTTTATAGATTTGGGCACATTATTTTTATATCTCATACCCGGTAGTTTATTTTTTATTATTCCTATTACTTTTTTTGCTGCTTTAGTGTTAAGCGTGGCGAAATTGACATATGATTATGAGCTAATGGTATGTTTTTCACTTGGAGCAAAGCCTTTAGATATTGTGAAGTTTTTTTTACCTATTACGCTCCTTGCCACGATTATTTTATTTGTGTTTTCACTTGTTATGCTTCCTTTGGCAAATAGTGCATCTAAAAATTTTGTTGCGCAAAAAAAAGCTGATATTGATGTAAATATTAAATCTGGTGAATTTGGGCAAAAACTTGGTGATTGGCTCGTGTATGTAGATAGCGCACACAAGCGCATTTACAAGAATCTTATTTTGTTTTCAGAAAATGGTTTTGAGGGCGATACTTTTATCGTTGCAGAATCTGGCAAAACAAATAATAATCAAGGTTTATTTGAGCTTAATCTTCAGGAAGGAAGCGCTTATTTTGCATCACCAGAGGAATTAAAAAGGGTGGATTATCACCAAATGAGTGTGCGACAAAATGTGAGTGAGCCACAGCTTAGAAGTTATGATTTGTTTGAATATTGGGGCAATGTTTTTACTTCAGATTCTCACCAAAAACCACGCAAACTTGCTCAAGCTGTTATGGTTTCACTTTTTCCTCTTACCTCCCTTTTTCTTGTGCCGCTTTTTGGTATTGCAAATCCTCGTTTTCATTCTAATATGTCTTATTTTTATGTTATTGCATCTGTAGCGCTATACTTTGTGCTTACGCACATTGCTTCGGAACATTTTCCACTTATAGGTATGATTATTATACCTTTCCTATGGTGTGCGCTAAGTTTTGGACTCTATAAAAAGTTTATTACAAAGTTTTATTAA
- the fliH gene encoding flagellar assembly protein FliH, with protein sequence MSLLNQENIIGQERLKNHNIKKYEFKSITNEMIESSKEIASASAHIETLAPKIPQDEANELSQNIQSNAQKIATLEQELVERLLQKTDELSGSLAKLQIQFEKLQVESEQRVVSAREDGYKDGFREAEEKAKEDLFAEVSAQKKALVDSIITLENALKTSQKHLEDLEKELSAISVDIAKEVIINEVSENSQKIALNLTKELLNSIMDATNIKIKVNPSDYLFLKEQLKDNAKVELISDSAVSLGGVVIVSDNGNIDGTIMSRYKNLKQSVLENMRD encoded by the coding sequence ATGTCATTGCTTAATCAAGAAAACATTATTGGACAAGAGCGACTTAAAAATCATAATATTAAAAAATATGAATTTAAAAGCATCACAAATGAGATGATAGAATCGAGCAAAGAAATCGCTTCTGCCTCTGCTCATATAGAAACACTTGCACCAAAAATACCGCAAGATGAGGCAAATGAGCTCTCTCAAAATATACAAAGTAATGCGCAAAAAATTGCAACACTTGAGCAAGAGCTTGTCGAGCGTTTATTACAAAAAACAGATGAGCTTTCCGGCTCACTTGCAAAGCTACAAATTCAGTTTGAAAAACTCCAAGTAGAAAGCGAACAACGCGTTGTAAGTGCGCGTGAAGATGGCTATAAAGATGGTTTTAGAGAGGCAGAGGAGAAAGCAAAAGAGGATTTATTTGCTGAAGTGAGCGCACAAAAAAAAGCTTTGGTAGATTCTATTATTACGCTTGAAAATGCGCTTAAAACAAGCCAAAAGCATCTAGAAGATTTGGAAAAAGAACTAAGTGCTATTTCAGTCGATATTGCAAAAGAAGTAATTATCAACGAAGTGAGTGAAAATTCTCAAAAAATTGCATTGAATTTGACAAAAGAGTTGCTTAATTCTATTATGGACGCAACAAATATTAAAATTAAAGTCAATCCAAGTGATTATCTTTTTTTAAAAGAACAGCTTAAGGATAATGCGAAAGTTGAACTTATCTCTGATAGCGCTGTATCACTCGGGGGTGTAGTGATTGTGAGCGATAATGGTAACATTGATGGCACAATTATGTCGCGTTATAAGAATCTTAAACAATCTGTGCTTGAAAATATGCGTGATTAG
- a CDS encoding ribonucleotide-diphosphate reductase subunit beta, producing the protein MKQAQAVQHISRKQIYNPESTESVADRKIFGGNPTSMFDLNKIKYQWAYNLWKVMLANTWFPEEVNMTPDKRDYNGGLTAQEKLGYDRALAQLIFMDSLQTNNLIDNVNPYITSPEINLILVRQAYEEALHSQSYAVMVESISANTDEIYNMWRVDMQLRSKNDNIANVYIELAKNPNEQNLLKAMFANQILEGIYFYSGFSYFYTLARSGKMLGSAQMIRFIQRDEVTHLLLFQNMISSLRKEQGHLFTPSLEEEVVEMFKKAVEIESQWGEYITQGQILGLTSEIIREYIQYLADARLKAVGLPQLYGSKNPIKWVDQFASFNDQKTNFFEAKVTNYSKGSINFDDF; encoded by the coding sequence ATGAAACAAGCACAAGCAGTTCAACATATTTCTCGCAAACAAATCTATAACCCAGAATCAACAGAGAGTGTAGCTGATAGGAAGATTTTTGGCGGGAATCCCACAAGTATGTTTGATTTAAATAAAATTAAATATCAATGGGCTTATAATCTATGGAAAGTGATGCTTGCGAATACTTGGTTTCCCGAAGAGGTAAATATGACACCTGATAAGCGTGATTATAACGGCGGTTTAACAGCGCAAGAGAAGCTAGGTTATGACAGAGCCTTAGCACAACTAATTTTTATGGATTCTTTGCAAACAAATAATTTGATTGACAATGTCAATCCCTATATTACAAGCCCAGAGATTAATCTTATCCTTGTGCGTCAAGCTTATGAGGAAGCATTGCATTCACAAAGCTATGCAGTAATGGTAGAATCTATTTCGGCAAATACTGATGAGATTTATAATATGTGGCGTGTGGATATGCAGTTAAGAAGTAAAAATGATAATATTGCAAATGTTTATATTGAGCTTGCAAAAAATCCCAATGAGCAAAATCTTCTCAAGGCTATGTTTGCTAATCAAATTTTAGAGGGTATTTATTTTTATAGTGGATTTTCATATTTTTATACCCTTGCACGTAGTGGCAAAATGTTAGGAAGTGCGCAAATGATACGTTTTATTCAACGTGATGAAGTAACACATTTGCTTTTATTTCAAAATATGATTAGTTCTTTGCGTAAAGAACAAGGGCATTTATTTACTCCTTCGCTTGAAGAGGAAGTTGTTGAGATGTTTAAAAAAGCAGTTGAGATAGAATCTCAATGGGGTGAATATATTACACAAGGGCAGATTCTAGGATTAACTTCAGAGATTATTCGTGAGTATATTCAATATTTGGCAGACGCACGTCTCAAGGCAGTGGGCTTACCTCAACTTTATGGCTCAAAGAATCCTATTAAGTGGGTAGATCAGTTTGCAAGTTTTAATGACCAAAAAACAAATTTCTTTGAGGCGAAAGTTACAAACTATTCAAAAGGGAGCATTAATTTTGATGATTTCTAA
- the truA gene encoding tRNA pseudouridine(38-40) synthase TruA — protein sequence MPTYKAVIAYDGSVFSGFALQKDKRLKSVLGTLKEGFARVGIKSDIIGAGRTDKGVHATGQVICFQSAHFLDSQVQAIESLRFLLNAKLYPHIMVRSLHIVDDTFHPRFDALWRSYRFLLSPTQPSPFAAPYVSYEKIGDETLFKNALQAFQGQHNFVFFKKNGSYTKNCIRTIFAIKHYTYKGLDIVYVRGNGFLRAQVRLMVGAALAYSRAELSFHSLQEQINGQKQHYTYPISPNGLYLCEVGYR from the coding sequence ATGCCCACTTATAAAGCAGTGATTGCCTATGATGGTAGTGTATTTAGTGGATTTGCATTGCAAAAAGATAAGCGCTTAAAAAGTGTGCTAGGCACACTTAAAGAGGGATTTGCTCGTGTAGGTATTAAGAGTGATATTATCGGAGCAGGACGCACAGATAAAGGAGTGCACGCCACAGGGCAGGTTATATGTTTTCAAAGCGCACATTTTTTAGATTCTCAAGTTCAAGCCATAGAATCTTTGCGCTTTTTGCTTAATGCCAAGCTCTATCCTCACATTATGGTGCGTTCATTGCATATTGTAGATGATACTTTTCATCCACGTTTTGATGCACTTTGGCGTTCTTATCGTTTTTTACTCTCTCCTACACAACCTTCTCCTTTTGCTGCACCTTATGTGTCTTATGAAAAAATTGGTGATGAAACGCTTTTTAAAAATGCACTTCAGGCATTTCAAGGACAACATAATTTTGTATTTTTTAAAAAAAATGGCTCGTATACAAAGAATTGTATTCGCACAATTTTTGCAATTAAGCATTATACATACAAGGGTTTAGATATAGTATATGTGCGAGGCAATGGATTCTTACGCGCACAAGTAAGACTTATGGTAGGCGCAGCACTCGCTTATAGTCGCGCAGAACTAAGTTTTCATTCTCTACAAGAGCAAATAAATGGGCAAAAACAGCATTATACTTATCCTATAAGTCCTAATGGTTTGTATTTGTGTGAAGTGGGTTATAGGTAG
- a CDS encoding prepilin peptidase encodes MIVSVMLSLCFGFVGVFFIAFYSEDTRLKPFSLAIIFKLWIYRIYFLLLCVFSLCVLMWFGIDVIYVIMMLLLLLGLIDIKCLAVPDTINFLLLLVCIGYVFIDSQHSFVQRVLMGFGVGGVFFALKILYQSLVQKEIIGEADIIVLSSIGIAFGALNAFISVFLGSVAALVYAIFLAIFYRVNLAQLKLPFCFFIFLGTTINLAWLSFVIHENP; translated from the coding sequence ATGATAGTCTCTGTAATGCTTTCTTTATGTTTTGGCTTTGTTGGAGTATTTTTTATTGCATTTTATTCAGAAGATACGCGCTTGAAACCTTTTTCTTTAGCCATTATTTTTAAACTCTGGATTTATAGAATCTATTTTCTTTTGCTTTGTGTTTTTTCACTTTGTGTTTTAATGTGGTTTGGCATAGATGTAATATATGTCATTATGATGCTTTTATTGCTTTTGGGTTTAATTGATATTAAATGTCTTGCTGTGCCTGATACGATTAACTTTTTATTACTTTTGGTTTGTATAGGGTATGTATTTATAGATTCTCAACATAGTTTTGTTCAAAGAGTGCTTATGGGATTTGGCGTAGGAGGTGTATTTTTTGCCCTTAAAATCCTTTATCAAAGTCTTGTGCAAAAAGAGATTATTGGGGAAGCAGATATTATTGTTTTAAGTTCTATTGGCATTGCATTTGGTGCGCTTAATGCATTTATTAGTGTATTTTTAGGGAGTGTGGCAGCATTGGTATATGCTATATTTTTGGCAATTTTTTATCGAGTTAATCTTGCGCAACTGAAATTACCTTTTTGTTTTTTTATTTTTTTGGGCACGACTATTAATCTAGCTTGGCTTAGTTTTGTTATCCACGAGAATCCCTAA
- a CDS encoding carbon-nitrogen hydrolase family protein, translated as MISKKLYCMQIKTGQDFAENLINVEDFIARCGKNAIICAPEVVISGFAYQRMKEASEFSKIATERLLESSAKYNNTLVITMIEEKKKKFFNNLKVFHKGEIIHKQSKNKLFSLGDEQLHFKAGEKGEISIFEIDGIKCAALICFELRFVELWEQIKGADIIFISAQWGKARKSHFEILSQALAIANQAFVVVSNSANDIMAKGSSVITPYGIVYKNDKKNFVACEVDIGETSRMRKYINTGIEIH; from the coding sequence ATGATTTCTAAAAAGTTATATTGTATGCAAATTAAGACTGGACAAGATTTTGCAGAGAATCTTATAAATGTAGAGGATTTTATCGCCCGATGTGGAAAAAATGCTATTATTTGCGCGCCTGAAGTCGTGATAAGTGGGTTTGCTTATCAACGTATGAAAGAGGCGAGTGAATTTTCAAAGATTGCAACAGAGAGACTTTTAGAAAGTAGCGCAAAATATAACAATACACTTGTTATAACAATGATAGAAGAAAAAAAGAAAAAATTTTTCAATAATCTTAAAGTTTTTCATAAGGGTGAAATTATCCATAAGCAAAGCAAAAACAAGCTTTTTTCGCTTGGTGATGAGCAGTTGCATTTTAAGGCTGGTGAAAAAGGTGAAATTAGCATTTTTGAAATTGATGGTATTAAATGTGCAGCTTTAATTTGTTTTGAATTGCGTTTTGTGGAGTTATGGGAACAAATAAAGGGTGCGGATATTATTTTTATAAGTGCTCAATGGGGCAAAGCACGCAAAAGCCATTTTGAGATTCTCTCTCAAGCCCTTGCAATAGCAAATCAAGCTTTTGTTGTAGTAAGCAATAGCGCTAATGATATAATGGCAAAAGGAAGCTCTGTTATTACCCCTTATGGCATTGTGTATAAAAATGATAAGAAGAATTTTGTGGCGTGTGAAGTGGATATTGGGGAAACCTCGCGTATGAGAAAATATATTAATACTGGTATAGAGATTCATTAA
- the fliG gene encoding flagellar motor switch protein FliG → MAITLSPRQRAQYDELSMAEKIAILLMQLGDEITSEIFHHLDIDAITEISKQIAQLGGMDKTIGAAVLEEFYVIFQSNQYISTGGIDYARDLLIKALGPDAAKAILDKLAKTMQSQKNFAYLSKIRPQQLADFIINEHPQTIALILAHMDASGAAETLSYFSDDLRAEVAIRMANLGDISPSVVKRVSAVLENKLESLTSYKVEVGGTRSVAEIFNRLGQKAAKATLSHIEQIDEQLAIEIKEMMFTFEDISKLDNNAIREILKIADKKDLTLALKSAPDDLKQKFMGNMSQRASEQFMEEMQFLGAVKVRDVENAQRKIVEVVQTLSEQGLVQLGEQDDVIA, encoded by the coding sequence ATGGCAATCACACTTAGTCCTCGTCAAAGAGCACAATATGATGAGCTTTCAATGGCAGAAAAAATTGCTATCTTATTGATGCAATTAGGTGATGAAATTACTTCTGAAATTTTTCATCATCTTGATATTGATGCAATTACTGAAATCAGTAAACAAATTGCACAGCTGGGTGGAATGGATAAAACTATTGGCGCAGCCGTTTTAGAAGAGTTTTATGTCATTTTTCAGTCTAATCAATATATTAGCACAGGTGGTATAGATTATGCTCGTGATTTATTGATTAAAGCTCTTGGACCTGATGCTGCAAAGGCAATTTTGGATAAACTTGCCAAAACAATGCAATCTCAAAAAAACTTTGCCTATCTCTCCAAAATTCGCCCACAGCAACTTGCAGATTTTATTATCAATGAACATCCCCAAACGATTGCTCTTATTCTTGCGCATATGGACGCAAGTGGAGCAGCAGAGACATTGAGTTATTTCTCTGATGATTTGCGTGCAGAGGTAGCTATTCGTATGGCAAACCTTGGGGATATTTCGCCAAGTGTTGTTAAGCGCGTAAGTGCAGTGCTTGAAAATAAACTTGAATCTCTTACAAGTTACAAGGTTGAAGTGGGTGGCACACGTTCCGTTGCGGAAATTTTCAACAGATTGGGACAAAAAGCTGCAAAAGCGACACTTTCACATATTGAGCAAATTGATGAGCAGTTAGCTATTGAAATTAAAGAGATGATGTTTACTTTTGAAGATATTTCAAAACTTGATAATAACGCTATTAGAGAGATTCTTAAAATTGCTGATAAAAAGGATCTTACCCTTGCTCTTAAATCTGCTCCTGATGATTTAAAACAGAAGTTTATGGGCAATATGTCTCAACGTGCGAGTGAGCAGTTTATGGAGGAAATGCAGTTCCTTGGAGCTGTAAAAGTGCGTGATGTAGAAAATGCACAAAGAAAAATTGTTGAGGTAGTCCAAACCCTTTCAGAGCAAGGTTTAGTCCAACTAGGAGAACAAGACGATGTCATTGCTTAA
- the dxs gene encoding 1-deoxy-D-xylulose-5-phosphate synthase yields the protein MEVKTLDVANFLARIQKQESTFESLSKFSPTQLKELATCIRHRILEVVSSNGGHLSSTLGAVDLIIGMHLVFDANTNPFIFDVSHQAYAHKLLTGRWNDFSSLRQFGGLSGFCNPKESPSDYFIAGHSSTSISLAVGAAKALALKGSASMPVVMIGDGSMSAGLVYEALNELGDKKYPMVIILNDNKMSISKPIGAISNYLSQILTTSIYQKIRDTIKKVLTKMPDSATYLAKRFEESLKLITPGILFEELGLDYVGPIDGHNIELIIATLQRAKEMRKPVIIHAQTLKGKGYEIAEGRFEHWHGVGPFDVSTGSSLKSSAPQSPTAVFSESLESYLTDEKVVGVTAAMPSGTGLDKLIEKYPQRFWDVAICEAHAVTSMAAIAKEGFKPFVAIYSTFLQRAYDQIIHDVGILGLPVRFCIDRAGIVGEDGETHQGLFDIAYLRSIPHMVLFAPRDNASLQQAVAFAYRYNDSPCAFRYPRGSFTLEEGVFVSNEFVLGQAEMLKRGKKILLVGYGNGVGRAYKVYQALITEGYEPSLLDLRFVKPLDKHMLNEVFKTHTHICVFSDSYYMGGVASALLEFMAEENIKDVQLKSFEIKDRFVPHGNTALIEQSLGLDTPHLVSKIKEWI from the coding sequence ATGGAAGTCAAAACGCTTGATGTAGCAAATTTCTTAGCCCGTATACAAAAGCAAGAGAGCACTTTTGAGAGTTTGAGTAAGTTTTCTCCCACGCAGCTTAAAGAGCTTGCTACGTGTATTCGTCATAGAATATTAGAGGTTGTAAGCTCTAATGGTGGTCATCTTAGTTCTACTTTGGGCGCAGTAGATTTGATTATAGGAATGCATTTAGTCTTTGATGCAAACACAAATCCTTTTATCTTTGATGTTTCTCATCAAGCTTATGCACATAAACTTCTCACTGGAAGATGGAATGATTTTTCTAGTTTAAGGCAATTTGGTGGTTTAAGTGGGTTTTGTAATCCCAAAGAATCCCCTAGTGATTATTTTATTGCTGGACATAGCTCAACTTCCATTTCTCTTGCGGTTGGTGCAGCAAAAGCGTTAGCATTAAAGGGAAGTGCAAGTATGCCTGTGGTAATGATAGGTGATGGTTCAATGAGTGCAGGGCTTGTATATGAGGCACTCAACGAATTAGGTGATAAAAAATATCCTATGGTTATTATTTTAAACGATAATAAGATGAGTATTTCTAAACCTATTGGGGCAATTAGTAACTATCTTTCGCAGATTTTGACAACATCTATATACCAAAAAATACGTGATACGATTAAGAAAGTGCTTACAAAAATGCCCGATTCTGCTACCTATCTTGCTAAAAGATTTGAAGAATCTCTCAAACTTATTACACCAGGTATTTTATTTGAAGAATTGGGGCTTGATTATGTTGGTCCCATTGATGGACATAATATTGAACTTATAATCGCCACATTACAAAGAGCAAAAGAAATGAGAAAACCTGTCATTATTCACGCTCAAACGCTCAAAGGCAAGGGTTATGAAATTGCAGAGGGTAGATTTGAGCATTGGCACGGAGTTGGTCCTTTTGATGTAAGCACGGGTTCTTCACTTAAAAGTTCTGCTCCACAATCGCCCACAGCAGTATTTTCTGAAAGTTTAGAATCTTACCTTACTGATGAAAAAGTGGTTGGTGTAACTGCTGCAATGCCAAGCGGAACAGGTTTAGATAAGCTTATTGAAAAGTATCCACAGCGATTTTGGGACGTTGCAATTTGTGAAGCTCACGCGGTTACTTCAATGGCAGCAATAGCAAAAGAAGGATTTAAACCTTTTGTTGCAATATATTCAACATTTTTACAACGCGCTTATGACCAAATAATACACGATGTAGGAATTTTGGGATTGCCCGTGCGGTTTTGCATTGATAGAGCAGGCATTGTGGGTGAAGATGGTGAAACTCATCAAGGATTGTTTGATATTGCTTATTTGCGTTCTATCCCTCATATGGTGCTTTTTGCACCGCGTGATAATGCAAGTTTGCAACAAGCAGTAGCTTTTGCTTATCGCTATAATGATTCACCTTGTGCATTCCGATATCCACGTGGTTCATTTACGCTTGAGGAGGGTGTATTTGTTTCAAATGAGTTTGTACTAGGGCAAGCAGAGATGTTAAAAAGAGGTAAGAAAATTCTTCTTGTGGGATATGGTAATGGTGTAGGTAGAGCTTATAAAGTGTATCAAGCTTTAATCACAGAGGGTTATGAGCCAAGCTTACTTGATTTGCGTTTTGTAAAACCTCTTGATAAACATATGTTGAATGAGGTGTTTAAAACGCATACCCATATATGTGTTTTTAGCGATAGTTATTATATGGGTGGTGTTGCAAGCGCACTCCTTGAGTTTATGGCAGAAGAAAATATCAAAGATGTGCAGCTAAAAAGCTTTGAAATTAAAGATAGATTTGTCCCACACGGCAATACTGCACTTATAGAGCAGTCTCTTGGTTTGGATACGCCCCATCTTGTAAGTAAGATTAAAGAGTGGATTTAG
- the fliF gene encoding flagellar basal-body MS-ring/collar protein FliF, giving the protein MDLRLIFEQIARVLNKLNKKQRIIILTTFVVLISFLTYLVLFKVETKNEYENYEVLFSNLSAEDSALILQKLQQDKIPYKIPQDNIIMVPKDNVYEQRITLGSLGLPKTSKNVGFDILLESPVGETPFTQDMKYLIAKQNELARTIESLRPIEKAIVNISMPKESLFVQGGHPPSASVKLTVRDNMFLSTEQVIGVKHLVAAAVERLTPENVKIINQEGELLGEEDEAALQGVLAKKAAFQRRYQQAAENAMEAKIIKFLQPSVGDGVQAQVTMDYDFSVRNSTQEEFDQNPVIRGIREYEKERKGFRPPQIGGVPGVVSNIGPVQGLKDDEMMEWEKESEVVQNNEIGKKVSSISEHYGVLKRVSASVMIDGTYEEVVGEDGETRLEYSPRSQEDMDKFLEGVKKAIGYNEARGDQVEVINMPFRNTQLDYRPKDAWEAFSDKVERYLSPFMPLLKYVIVAVILLVFYKKIVAPFAERMLEVQEEEDDDIESLMQIDDDDDDLNKFSELRKRVEDQLGLSSGLDEDNIKYEVLLEKMRNVISERPQEIASLFQTLIKDELDITEGIGHK; this is encoded by the coding sequence GTGGATTTAAGACTGATTTTTGAACAAATTGCTCGAGTGTTAAATAAGCTTAATAAGAAACAGCGAATTATTATCCTTACAACTTTTGTTGTGCTTATTAGTTTTTTAACTTATCTTGTTCTCTTTAAGGTAGAAACAAAAAATGAGTATGAAAATTATGAGGTGCTTTTTAGTAATTTAAGCGCAGAAGATAGCGCATTGATATTACAAAAGCTCCAACAAGATAAAATCCCATATAAAATACCTCAAGATAATATCATTATGGTGCCAAAAGATAATGTTTATGAGCAACGCATTACACTTGGTTCGCTTGGACTACCCAAGACAAGTAAAAATGTAGGTTTTGATATTTTACTTGAAAGTCCTGTAGGAGAGACACCTTTTACCCAAGATATGAAATATCTCATTGCTAAGCAAAATGAGCTTGCAAGGACTATTGAGAGTTTGCGTCCTATCGAAAAAGCAATTGTGAATATCTCAATGCCCAAGGAATCACTTTTTGTTCAAGGCGGACATCCGCCATCTGCTTCTGTTAAGCTCACAGTGCGCGATAATATGTTTCTTTCAACCGAGCAAGTTATTGGTGTTAAACATCTTGTTGCTGCAGCAGTAGAACGTTTGACTCCGGAGAATGTTAAAATTATCAATCAAGAGGGCGAATTGCTTGGCGAAGAGGATGAAGCAGCGTTACAAGGGGTTTTAGCGAAGAAAGCAGCCTTTCAAAGACGATATCAACAAGCCGCAGAGAATGCTATGGAGGCGAAGATTATCAAATTTTTGCAACCAAGTGTGGGAGATGGTGTGCAAGCACAAGTAACGATGGATTATGATTTTAGTGTGCGTAATTCTACTCAAGAAGAATTTGACCAAAACCCTGTTATACGAGGTATTAGAGAGTATGAAAAAGAACGAAAAGGATTCCGTCCACCACAAATTGGGGGTGTTCCAGGAGTGGTAAGTAATATTGGTCCTGTGCAGGGATTAAAAGATGATGAAATGATGGAATGGGAGAAAGAAAGCGAAGTTGTTCAAAATAACGAGATTGGTAAAAAAGTGAGTAGTATTTCGGAACATTATGGAGTTTTAAAGCGAGTAAGTGCTTCTGTAATGATTGATGGGACTTATGAAGAAGTCGTAGGTGAAGATGGTGAGACACGTTTAGAATATTCTCCTCGTTCTCAAGAAGATATGGACAAATTTTTAGAAGGTGTAAAAAAAGCAATTGGTTATAACGAGGCACGAGGCGATCAAGTTGAAGTGATTAATATGCCCTTTAGGAATACACAGCTCGATTATCGTCCAAAAGATGCTTGGGAGGCTTTCTCTGATAAAGTAGAGCGATATCTTAGTCCGTTTATGCCATTGTTAAAATATGTTATTGTTGCGGTAATTCTCCTTGTATTTTACAAAAAAATTGTTGCACCATTTGCAGAGCGTATGCTTGAAGTGCAAGAAGAGGAAGATGATGATATAGAATCTCTTATGCAAATTGATGATGATGATGATGATTTAAATAAATTCAGTGAATTAAGAAAACGTGTAGAAGACCAGCTTGGTTTGAGCTCTGGGCTTGATGAAGATAATATCAAATATGAAGTATTGCTTGAAAAAATGCGTAATGTTATTTCAGAGCGTCCTCAAGAAATAGCTTCGTTGTTTCAAACATTAATTAAAGATGAGCTTGATATTACCGAAGGTATTGGTCATAAATAA